The window CTGCCCGTGGTCGCAGGGCTCGATTCGGGCACGGAGGCTGGCGAGCTGTCACGACGGGTCATTGCCGCCGACCTTAGATCACAGATCGGTAACGGTCAAAAATCGCCCTACCAGGGCCAGACGCGACCTTTCACCTGATCTTCAATCACTGTTCATCCGGCACGCTCGCGGCCTCCAGAGCCGCGAGAAATTCGGCGGTCTCCCGGGCCACGTCGTCCGGCGCCTCGTAGTGCGCGAGGTGCCCGATCTGCGGGACGACGACGAGCCGCGCGTCGGCGAGCGCCGCCTGCAGGACCCGCTGGGACGGGAGCGGCGCGACGTCGTCGTTCTCGGACGCGATCAGCAGCGTTGGCGCGCTGATGCGCCCCGCGTAGGCCCCGACGTCGGTGCCTACGGAGGCGTAAAAGGCCTCCAGCAGCGTGCGCCGGTCGGCGAAGCCGGAGAAGTAGCGGTCGTGCTCCGCATGGATCCAGCGCCGCAGCTCCCGGTCGTCCGACGTGACCATTGCCACACTCGCGATTCGGGTGAACAACGGGTGACGAAGCAGCCCCGTGCCGAGGCGTTCGGGCAGCGCCGCGGCGAGCCGGTGCACCCCTACCGTCACCGCGCTCAGCGCCCGTCTGGGCCCGGCGAGCGCCGCCGTCGCGATGGGGTTGACCAGCACGAGCGCACGCACGGGAGGGGCGGCAGGCGCCGTCGCACCGGGGAGCGGCGCGGCCACGGTAGCGGCCGCCACTATCGACCCGAAGGAGTGCCCGGCCAGCACGGCGTCACCCTCGGGTGCGACCTCGGCGAGCAGCTCGGCGGTCCACGCGGCGTAGCCGGCGACGTCGTGCACACCGTCGTCGAGCGGCGCCGAAGCGCCGAACCCGGGCAAGTCCGGCACCCATACCTGCAGGTCAGGGCGTCGCCTGACGAGATGGGCGACGATCGGCTCCAGGCCGTGGTGGTCCCCGCGCAGCCCGTGCAGGAACACCAGACGCCGCGGTGCGTCAACCGCGCCGTACACACGGACGTGTGCTCGGGCGCCCCCGACCTCCACGTCCGCGTCGCGTACGGGTGTGCCTGCGACCAGCGCCGCGTACGGTTCGTACGTCGCGCCGTGCGGCGGCTGCTGCGGCAGCGCCGCGTGGGCGCGCTGGCTCGTGTCGGTATTCATCTCGCAGACCTTAAGCATTCGAACGGCTGCAGCGGGAGGGATCACCAAAAGATGGGGGTAAACCCCCATGTGATCCCGGGGGGAAACCTGGTGGCGGTGAAGGCCATTCTTAGGCCACCTTTGTCCCATGCAATTCCGCGATGATGTCCGCGGACGCTGAGAACTTCCATCCGAACGATCCCTTCGAGACTTCCCGAACCATCGAGAGGTACAGCACAGTGAACCTGCCTGGTACTCCCCGCACGATTCTGATCGGCGCCGAGACCTATCCGCCCGCCGTCAACGGAGCCGCCCGGTTCGCCGGAAGCCTGGCCACCGGCCTGGCGCGGCGGGGGTACGACGTGCACGTCGTCGCACCGTCGCCCACCGGCCGGCCGGTGCGCGAGGAGCGCGACGGGGTCGTGCTGCACGGCCTGCGCTCCCGGCGGTACCCGTCGCACGCGAACCTGCAGGTGTGCCTGCCGTGGGAGACGCGCCGCGGGGTCACGCAGATCCTCGAGGAGATCCGGCCCGACGTCGTGCACACCAACGGCAGCTTCATCCTCGGCCGCGCGGTCGTGGACGCGGCACACAAGGCCGGCCTGCCCCTGGTGGCCACCAACCACCTGATGCCGGAGAACCTGGTCGGCTACCTGCTGGTGCCCGGCGCGATGCACCGCACGGTCGGGCGCTGGCTCTGGCAGGACATCGGCCGGGTCTACGCGAAGGCCGACGTCGTCACGGCGCCCACCCCGCGCGCCGTCGACCTGCTGGCGCAGCACGCCGGCCTGAGCCACGCGATCCCGGTGTCCAACGGCATCGACACCGACCTGTACCCGACCCGGACCAGGGAGGACAGCGCCGAGCCGACCGTCCTGTTCGTGGGCCGGCTAGACCAGGAAAAGCGGGTCGACGAGATCATCCGGGCCTTCGCCCTGCTGCCCGCGGACCTGCCGGGCCGGCTCGAGATCATCGGCACCGGCGCGAAGGCCGAGGAATGGACGGCGCTCGCCGCCTCCTCCGGCGTCGCCCACCGGGTCCGGCTCCGCGGGTACGTGCCCGACGACGAGCTGCGCACCGCCTACTCCGAGGCCGACGTGTTCTGCATGCCGGGAGTGGCGGAGCTGCAGAGCCTGGTCACGCTCGAGGCGATGTCCTCCGGCCTGCCCGTGGTCGCCGCCGACGCGATGGCGCTGCCGCACCTGGTGCGGCCGGGCGTCAACGGCTGGCTCTACACCCCTGGCGACGTGCGCGAGCTGGCGAACCGGCTCGGCGACCTCCTGGCCGACGCCGGGCTGCGCCGCCGCATGGGCGCGGCCAGCCGGGAGCTGGTGGCGGCGCACGCCGTGGACGGGACCCTCGACGCGTTCGAGGGCATCTACGAGAAGGTCCGCGCCCTGCGCGAGACCCCGGCAGCCGCCTGATCCGTCAGACGTGTCGGACCCGCAGGCCACCTTCGCTGGCCTGCGGGTCCGACGTGTGAAGGGTCCGACGTGTGAAGGGTCCGACCCGTAAAGGGGGTCAGCCGCCGAAGAGCGGCGCCACCGCCTTCACCAGCTCGTTCCCGCCGAGAACCAGGAACATCGCTGCCACCAGGACCAGGATCACGTTGACCCACCAGCGGTTGCGCCACCGCTGCGGCACGGCCTTCGAGTTCATCAGGATCAGCAGCGTCAGCGCGAGGAACGGCATGAACAACGAGCCCAGCGCGCCGTAGACCACGACGAGCAGGATCGGCCGGTCGAGGAACAGCAGCGCCATCGGCGGGAACGTCAGCCACAGGATGTAGATCCGGTAGTAGGTGCCGCCGGCACCACGGCGCCGGTCGTCGCTCGGCAGGTTGCGCATGGTCGCGACGAAGTCGGCGAACATGAGCGACACGCCGTGCCAGACGCCGAGGATCGACGAGAACGTCGCGGCGAAGAACCCGACCAGGAACAGCGGCGCCATGAAGGACCCGTACCGCTGGGCGAGCACGTCCGCGAGGTCGACGAGGCCCTCCTCGCCGTCGGCCACCGCCATGCCTGCCGAGAACAGGAGCTCCGCGCCCACGATCAGCATCGAGACCACGAACACGCCCGACATGAAGTACGCCCACGCGTTGTCGATGCGCATGACGCGCATCCAGCGGGGTGTCACCCAGCCCTTCTCGGTGAGCCAGTAGCCGTAGGCGGCCAGGGTGATGGTGCCGCCGACGCCGCCCGCGAGGCCCAGCGTGTTCAGCACCGCGCCCTCGGGGATGATCGGCACAAGGCCGGCCGCGATCTCGCCGAGGTTCGGCGTCGTCAGCGCCGCCGAGCCCACCACGGTGACGAACATGACGCCGATGAGGACGGCCATGACGTTCTCGAACGGCTTGTACTTGCCGAACCAGACCAGCACCAGGCCCGCGACGCCGGAGATCATCGCCCAGTACCGGATGTCGACGGCCGGGAACAGGGCGTTCAGCGAGAGGCCGACACCGGACATCGCGGCGGCGCCGTAGCTGAAGCCCCACACCACGACGTAGATGCCGAAGTAGACGACGGCCCACAGGCCGAGCCCCTTCCAGCCGTCGAAGATGGTGCGGCCGGTGGCGAGCGTCCAGCGGCCCGCACCCTCCACCAGGGCGATCTTCACGACGACGCCGAGGATCACCGCCCACAGCAGGGCGTAGCCGTAGTTGCTGCCCGCGACCATCGTGGCGACGAGGTCACCGGCACCGATGCCGGTGGCCGCGACGACGAGGCCTGGGCCGATGATCCGCCAGCGGGGCTTCTCGATGGACCCGTCCAGCCCGGCGCCGTCGTCGTCGACGGATGCCGGACTCCCGGCCACAGGTTGCGAAGTGACCTCATTGTCCTTTTCCATGGCGCGACTGTACCCAGGGTTTCACCCGCCCGGAAGGAGCGCGCCCATGTCAAGCGTGCTTTACTAGAGCCATGAGTAAAGCAAACTTGACATCGAAGCAGCGGGCGCCCGTCACCCACTACGTGCTGGCCGGCTCGTTCGGCGCGGTCGCGACCATCGCCGTCGCGCTCCTGGTGGGCGCGACGAACCCCGGCGACTTCTGGCTCGCCGCCGGGATCGGCGCACTGTGCACGGCCTACCCGGCGGTCTCTCTCGGCGCGCGGATCTTCGTCTCGGAGCACACCGTCACCCGCGATGCGCACGGCACTCAGAGCGTGGAGTCGCTCTGGCTCAAGCAGGCGGGCGCCGGGGCGTTCCTCGACGTGCTGGTCGCGACGATCGTGGGGGCGGTAGTGCTCATGCTCGGCGGGTTCGACGTGCCGGCTCTGCCGGTCCTGCTGGCCCTCGTCGGGCTCAGCGTGGTCGACGCCGGTGCGCGCTACGCCGTGATCCGGCACCGCGCGCTGCGATGAAGAACGACCTGGCAGCCCGACGGCTCGAACGCGCGTGGACCCAGGCCGACCTGGCGAACGCCCTCGGCGTCTCCCGCCAGACAGTCATCTCGATCGAGCGAGGGCGGTTCGACCCGTCCCTGCCGCTGGCCTTCCTCATC is drawn from Promicromonospora sp. Populi and contains these coding sequences:
- a CDS encoding alpha/beta fold hydrolase, yielding MNTDTSQRAHAALPQQPPHGATYEPYAALVAGTPVRDADVEVGGARAHVRVYGAVDAPRRLVFLHGLRGDHHGLEPIVAHLVRRRPDLQVWVPDLPGFGASAPLDDGVHDVAGYAAWTAELLAEVAPEGDAVLAGHSFGSIVAAATVAAPLPGATAPAAPPVRALVLVNPIATAALAGPRRALSAVTVGVHRLAAALPERLGTGLLRHPLFTRIASVAMVTSDDRELRRWIHAEHDRYFSGFADRRTLLEAFYASVGTDVGAYAGRISAPTLLIASENDDVAPLPSQRVLQAALADARLVVVPQIGHLAHYEAPDDVARETAEFLAALEAASVPDEQ
- a CDS encoding glycosyltransferase: MNLPGTPRTILIGAETYPPAVNGAARFAGSLATGLARRGYDVHVVAPSPTGRPVREERDGVVLHGLRSRRYPSHANLQVCLPWETRRGVTQILEEIRPDVVHTNGSFILGRAVVDAAHKAGLPLVATNHLMPENLVGYLLVPGAMHRTVGRWLWQDIGRVYAKADVVTAPTPRAVDLLAQHAGLSHAIPVSNGIDTDLYPTRTREDSAEPTVLFVGRLDQEKRVDEIIRAFALLPADLPGRLEIIGTGAKAEEWTALAASSGVAHRVRLRGYVPDDELRTAYSEADVFCMPGVAELQSLVTLEAMSSGLPVVAADAMALPHLVRPGVNGWLYTPGDVRELANRLGDLLADAGLRRRMGAASRELVAAHAVDGTLDAFEGIYEKVRALRETPAAA
- a CDS encoding Nramp family divalent metal transporter; protein product: MEKDNEVTSQPVAGSPASVDDDGAGLDGSIEKPRWRIIGPGLVVAATGIGAGDLVATMVAGSNYGYALLWAVILGVVVKIALVEGAGRWTLATGRTIFDGWKGLGLWAVVYFGIYVVVWGFSYGAAAMSGVGLSLNALFPAVDIRYWAMISGVAGLVLVWFGKYKPFENVMAVLIGVMFVTVVGSAALTTPNLGEIAAGLVPIIPEGAVLNTLGLAGGVGGTITLAAYGYWLTEKGWVTPRWMRVMRIDNAWAYFMSGVFVVSMLIVGAELLFSAGMAVADGEEGLVDLADVLAQRYGSFMAPLFLVGFFAATFSSILGVWHGVSLMFADFVATMRNLPSDDRRRGAGGTYYRIYILWLTFPPMALLFLDRPILLVVVYGALGSLFMPFLALTLLILMNSKAVPQRWRNRWWVNVILVLVAAMFLVLGGNELVKAVAPLFGG
- a CDS encoding helix-turn-helix transcriptional regulator; this encodes MKNDLAARRLERAWTQADLANALGVSRQTVISIERGRFDPSLPLAFLIARTFGATIEEIFTPDPE